A stretch of the Marivirga tractuosa DSM 4126 genome encodes the following:
- a CDS encoding PLP-dependent aminotransferase family protein produces the protein MNDSRALNYIDNVVKNVPSDWLKLTTHRLDIYKEDLAKTEFLERFERLYSQEDAETSKLSALPTAYDYIRLGHPLSSVLEWGIAKLNNLKADQVISFSSRTVPILAVLRKNLFDEKKTIIAYKGELPSYFDLETVKSVYNYNFELKQVENIEDISAFDGSTIFISQNDEIGKVTLNENIDFYLSIHSQLGSIILVNGEQNEAYISAIQHVRRRETISMTPQNCYTALQLLQGQNPPKHDKAKFESDKASVLDSIKKITAADTKALLGNCGLSVQYAIMMGLVEEALQNHPGKEIKIIVPPNCYGGTNDQARRVAACIPNVEILDLPVDGDNDMVQSTDKVLDRVAQENAVPYIIAEIPTNPRVEVPDMEQLRAALSKERKTPYGEKAIDPVFILDQTFCPNIQFLSEDGILSDIRVISYVSGSKFPSGGKCTAGYVSSNQKGSDLMRNIEKHLILCDNEATDLQTEILAEQLPSMNQRIVDAYKNTREFVNHIKEVLPTAKINFVSEELAEQDFTPSVFSLDLPTKGETEEERENYKRALNLKLINMMITEIPEESKYCVSYGQLKGCYWTIPATSTQGTTKESDKDYIARVSVSPDLDLEHHKKVFSDFVGQM, from the coding sequence ATGAACGATAGCAGAGCCCTGAATTATATAGATAATGTAGTGAAAAATGTTCCATCTGATTGGTTGAAACTCACCACCCATAGATTGGATATTTATAAGGAAGACTTAGCCAAAACAGAATTTTTGGAGCGTTTTGAAAGACTATATTCTCAGGAGGATGCTGAGACTTCCAAACTAAGTGCCCTGCCGACTGCTTATGATTATATTCGATTAGGGCATCCTTTATCTTCCGTATTGGAATGGGGAATTGCTAAACTTAACAACTTAAAAGCTGATCAGGTCATCAGTTTTTCATCAAGGACAGTTCCGATTTTAGCGGTACTAAGAAAAAATCTATTTGATGAAAAGAAAACAATAATTGCTTATAAAGGTGAATTACCTTCTTATTTTGATTTGGAAACGGTAAAATCTGTTTATAACTACAATTTTGAATTAAAGCAAGTTGAAAATATAGAAGATATTTCTGCATTTGACGGCAGCACTATTTTTATTTCACAAAATGATGAAATAGGAAAAGTAACCCTCAACGAAAATATTGATTTTTATCTCAGTATCCATAGCCAATTAGGAAGTATTATATTGGTGAATGGAGAACAAAATGAAGCTTACATTTCTGCAATTCAGCATGTGCGAAGAAGAGAAACGATAAGTATGACACCTCAAAATTGTTATACTGCTTTGCAATTATTGCAAGGTCAAAATCCACCGAAGCACGACAAAGCTAAATTCGAATCAGATAAAGCTTCCGTTTTAGATTCCATTAAAAAAATAACAGCTGCAGATACAAAAGCTTTATTAGGAAATTGTGGTCTTTCCGTACAATATGCCATCATGATGGGCTTAGTTGAGGAGGCATTGCAAAATCACCCTGGCAAAGAAATCAAAATTATAGTTCCCCCTAATTGCTATGGTGGAACAAATGACCAAGCTAGAAGAGTAGCGGCATGCATTCCAAATGTCGAAATCTTGGATCTTCCAGTAGATGGCGATAATGATATGGTGCAAAGCACGGATAAAGTTTTAGATCGTGTAGCACAAGAAAATGCAGTTCCTTATATCATTGCGGAAATTCCAACAAACCCAAGAGTGGAAGTTCCAGATATGGAGCAATTAAGAGCCGCACTTAGTAAAGAGCGAAAAACTCCATATGGTGAAAAGGCAATTGATCCGGTATTTATTTTAGATCAAACCTTTTGTCCGAACATTCAATTTTTAAGCGAAGATGGGATTCTTTCGGACATCCGTGTGATTTCTTATGTAAGCGGATCTAAGTTTCCAAGTGGTGGAAAATGCACGGCAGGTTATGTTTCATCAAATCAAAAAGGATCTGATTTGATGAGAAATATAGAAAAGCATTTAATCCTTTGCGATAATGAAGCTACCGATCTGCAAACTGAAATATTAGCTGAGCAATTGCCTTCCATGAACCAAAGAATTGTGGATGCTTATAAAAATACAAGGGAATTTGTAAATCACATCAAAGAAGTTTTACCAACAGCTAAGATCAATTTCGTTTCAGAAGAATTAGCAGAGCAAGATTTTACGCCTTCAGTCTTTTCTTTAGACCTTCCTACCAAAGGCGAAACAGAGGAAGAAAGAGAAAACTATAAGAGAGCTCTAAATCTTAAACTGATCAATATGATGATCACGGAAATTCCTGAGGAAAGTAAATACTGTGTGAGTTATGGTCAGCTAAAAGGCTGTTACTGGACAATTCCTGCAACTTCCACACAAGGAACTACAAAGGAATCTGACAAGGATTATATCGCCAGAGTATCCGTTTCTCCTGATTTGGATTTGGAGCACCATAAGAAGGTTTTTTCGGATTTTGTGGGGCAAATGTAG